The window ataaaattaaaatgcgTACACAGGTATATGGTGGATTCAGGTATCTGACCATATTTCTAATAAGATTTGAAGCATTGCACCCACATATAGACCTGATTAGAATAGAACCAACATCTGTGAATAGATTTAGAGATTTTTATTACCCAAAATTGACAGGAATCCGATCCAATTGAGTAGGATCTGGATTCATAATCAGACCCAAAATCTAGACCCAATCTGATGAAACCGTATGTTAGGTATCGGTGGATCTAGGTACCTTCTTCCCCAGACATCTTATGTGCAAAAGCATCAGCTGATGCATTCAAATAAAATATGGAAATTGATTCAATCAAATACATTGGGAAGAAAAATTAGGGGGAGAGTCTCACTTGTACAGCTCTTATTTCCTGAGAGCATTCATTCTATCCCTAAGGTAATGCAGCTTTGCCTTCCTGACTTCCTTCTTGTCCAACACTTTGAATTCCTTTATGTTGGGAGAGTATAAAGGGAAAACAGATTCCACTCCAACACCTGCTACCAACCTCCGTAATCTAAATGTTGTATTCAATCCAGCATTGCACCTTGCTATAACAATGCCTTTCAGAATCGAAACTTGATGCTTGTTCTTGGGCACTTCCACTTTAAGCTGGACAGTATAACTGGGCTTTATGTTAGGGATCTCTCTATCTGCCTATTaaggcataaaaaatgatgaaggaAGGATTGAAGCAAAAGGAGATtgagagatagaaagaaaattGGAAGAGAAGGAGAATGAAATGGTTTAAGGGTGGTTTGCGCTGGTCCGCGCAAACGATGTTCGTTGCGCAGGACTGCAGAACCGAAATAACAGTTGCGCGGGTTCGAACAACAAAATACAGAAGTGGTTCTTTAAAAAAGATCTATAGCATCGAAAAGTGAGTCCCATGACACAAAGATAGAGGTTTCACACGTgtgagggcctataaatacccattcCTTCATTTGGatggattgaagattttggagaggaagCAGAGCAAGGAGGAAGACTAAAGGTAAGAGAGGAAGTTCCGGTGGTTTGCGCAGGTCCGCGCAACCGATATCCGTTGTGCGGGTCCGTGCAACTAGACTGCCCCGCATTC of the Magnolia sinica isolate HGM2019 chromosome 7, MsV1, whole genome shotgun sequence genome contains:
- the LOC131250592 gene encoding large ribosomal subunit protein bL19cz-like; the encoded protein is MRGSLVARTRTTDIGCADLRKPPELPLLPLVFLLALLPLQNLQSIQMKEWADREIPNIKPSYTVQLKVEVPKNKHQVSILKGIVIARCNAGLNTTFRLRRLVAGVGVESVFPLYSPNIKEFKVLDKKEVRKAKLHYLRDRMNALRK